In Papaver somniferum cultivar HN1 chromosome 9, ASM357369v1, whole genome shotgun sequence, the genomic stretch TGAATTAAACATAAAAAccgaaaccctaaaaactaaaattatctaaaatcagaAGATGATAAAAAGCAATACAAGATTCGTTAAAAACCTTGTTCATCCTTTCCGTTACATGATTACCCAAAATCCATACTTGTTTCTCGACCGATCTGTCGAAATTAAGAactaccagcaccagcaccagcaccaccaccaccagacgcAGCAGATTTGTAACGATAAAGCTTACCAAAAACATGGAGAGCAGTAACAAATCCAATGAAACAAAGACTCATAACAAGAACAACAGTAGGTGTAATCTTCAAACCTGGGGCATCATCTGTATAAAACCTTAACATATTACTTCCACCACTGTTTCCACCACtaaatccaccaccaccaccaccacctccaccggtTACTCTACGACGACGCATcccagctgttgctgctgctgatccACGTGGTGCTACACCTCCTACCACTCCTGGTCTTGATGTTCCTCCTCCTGCTGTTGATGAGGATTGCGATTGTGATGCACCTTTCGCCATTTTTTGACCGGAGAGAAAAAAAACTCAGAGAGAATTTGTTGAGAGAGCGAAAGAGAAATTTTTTAGATCAAGATCGGAAAATTCCTTCCtcttctatttttttcttctcctcttgtAAGGAGACGGGATTGTCAATGATATTGTGTATCAGGTTTTATAATAGGTTTTGGTGAGAGAGTGATTTTGACCCTGGGATGTGAGACTTATTTGTTGTTGACTTTTTGATTTGTGATGGACGGTTTGGGTTGGGTGATGATGGGATCTGTGATGTGAATGGGATGTATTTGTGGAAAGGTTgtaaatggtggtggtggtggtggttgagtggcAGATTAAAAATATTGTTTACATGATGCAGAATCGTGGATGCATTCATTTCAGGAAAAACAAGTAAAGTCATAACCTAAGTAGGTGCATTATTTCCAAGCCCTCACCCGAAAATCCGAACCCTATAGGTGTGAGATAGTGTGCAATACAATGTTGTCGAAGATGACGCCAGAAATTATAGATACTGCACCAAGAAAATCTTATTGATAAATTAGCGGAAAAAGTGGCTAATGAGTCTCCAGTTAGTTCATGTAGATATGACGCTTTAAAGGAGGCGGATGATGGTGAAGATGACGAGCAAAGTGAAAAGGGTTATGTTGAGGGGATGGAGGTTGATACTAATCGCCAGTTGTTGTAAATTTTATTCCAGCTATTATTCCTAAGCGAATGGTGTCGATATTAGATTCTTCTAGCACAAGTAGAGTGTTTGACCCCCATTGTGAAGGAAGAAGCTCATCGAGTTTTGAAGTGGGCAGATATGATGATGGAAAATGATGAAGAGAGAGTCAGAAAAGGGGAAAAGAATAAGGCCATAACAACAGTTGATGGTAATACTTCGAAGAGTGGTAAGTCTTGTGGTCCTTTTCAGCCACAGAAATgcagatttaaataaatttttgttGCTCGAATGTCGGAGATCTCTAGTTGTTCGAGTTACCGTTAAAATTAGGATGTTTTTGCAAAAAGAGTGTTGATGTTATCTGAAAAGCTTGTTTAGGGCCTAATAAGGCTCCTTaatctcttgtaattattgtagTTATTAATATAATCTTATGACTTATCTAAAAAAGTGCAATAGAGCATTGTCAAGTGGTCTTTGAATGTCAACCTTGCCTATAATTTCTGGCTTTCCGAGAATCATAGGGTTTTCATGAAATACAAACAAAATTTGGATGAGATCTTAATTGAAGGAGACGTGTTAGATTCTAGAATTTAAAGCAAAAAGTCAAAAATTATATGTAAGCTTGACATTCAAAATACATTGGACAATGTCTTATGGAACGCTATTGAGCATGTGTTTGATGTGCTTTGGCTTTGGGGACAAATGGAGAAACTGGATAAAATAGTGTATTTCATCTCATCAACACTTTATAGTCGTCAATGATAGTTGTAGATGCATATTTTCTGACACGTAAAGAGCAAAAGAATCATATTGTTCCGTTTTTATCATTTGTTCTTTCAAGATAGTATTTATTGAAAACACAATATATGAAGTAAAGTTTGTTTACAATGACTCTAGTATTGGTGACTTAGTCATTATACTATGagcaaagtatcaaggaattgtATGCAAGTTGTTTCTATAACTTGAGTATATAGAATTACACAGTATAGTTAATCTATGCACTTTGTATTATCGACATTACACTAATTGGTATTTCATTATTATTTAGTGTGTTAAACTTCTAGATGAATCCATACTTTGGAATTATGTTTAAGTACATAGTTTAAGGGagtagacttgcgaaacttgtttcgtagttgaaaagtTGATTCAAGGATCTATTAAAAGGACCAATCCCTAATAAAGATCTATTCTAAGAACCGATCACATGTAAGGATCTCAACTAGGACCAATCCCTAAAAAACATCTCAACTAGGATCAATCCTAAGAATCTAATTCTGGATCGATCCATAGCAAGAATCTAAACTAGGACCGGTCCTTATATGTCTCGAAGCGTGGATAACGTTGTTACTGTATTACTACACGTGGTAATCGAAATTCgaagaaaagaaaattacaagCAAGATATCCTTCATCCATGAATTATAAACCATTGTACAACACATAGTTGTCATCAACTATCATACACAAATTTTAAATATTCAAGTGAATTCATAATAATTAGATACTATATGTCAAGGTGTAAACTTCACCATATACACTTAATCCATGCTCATACATACATTAAGCATACGTTTCGGAAACCTTCATCCATGGTTGTATAACAAGTGTTAATTAaacatattattttatttgataattaaagaacacagataaaacaaaatcaacaacGTCCCACTACCTATTTTAAGAAATATGCTAGTATCGACTTTCAAAATTCAAGGTAATTCAACAATCCACTTACAAATTAAATCGATATGGTTTTCTTAAACATTAGATTTACAACAAACATtgaacaataagaacaaaaacaaaaaaattattaaaaataaaaattaacctaATTTATCCAAATACAAAAGATGGagtgattcaaaaaataaaataaagaaaaggtCTTCCTTTAAACTTAATCCCATATACTAAGTGGACCCTCTTTGTTGTTTCCATCCATGGCCAGATAGTGCGTGTCAAAACACATTCATCAATAATCAACAAATGTAAGATAAAAAA encodes the following:
- the LOC113308504 gene encoding protein transport protein Sec61 subunit beta-like; the protein is MAKGASQSQSSSTAGGGTSRPGVVGGVAPRGSAAATAGMRRRRVTGGGGGGGGGFSGGNSGGSNMLRFYTDDAPGLKITPTVVLVMSLCFIGFVTALHVFGKLYRYKSAASGGGGAGAGAGSS